The following proteins are encoded in a genomic region of Patescibacteria group bacterium:
- a CDS encoding HDIG domain-containing protein gives MNRDEALNLVQEKIKNKNLIKHCLAVEAVMRELAKYFNEDEEKWGLTGLLHDIDYEETKNEPKKHSLVGGEILEKLGLDKEIVEAIEAHNEIHGLPRETRLAKALFCTDPITGLIVAAALVLPSKKLNDLTSTNVLNRFKEKSFAQGANRNIILTCLEIDLSLEEFIRISLSAMQKISSDLNL, from the coding sequence ATGAATAGAGACGAGGCCTTAAATTTAGTCCAAGAGAAAATAAAAAATAAAAACTTGATTAAACATTGTTTGGCTGTTGAAGCAGTAATGCGAGAGTTAGCGAAATATTTTAATGAGGACGAAGAAAAGTGGGGACTGACTGGTCTGCTTCATGATATTGATTACGAAGAGACCAAAAATGAACCTAAAAAACATAGTTTGGTTGGAGGTGAAATTTTAGAAAAACTTGGCTTAGACAAAGAAATTGTTGAGGCAATCGAAGCACACAACGAAATACATGGCCTACCCCGCGAGACAAGATTAGCCAAAGCACTTTTTTGTACTGATCCAATCACCGGTCTCATTGTTGCTGCCGCTTTAGTCTTGCCGAGTAAAAAACTTAATGACTTAACCTCAACAAATGTTTTAAATCGGTTTAAAGAAAAATCTTTTGCTCAAGGTGCCAATCGTAATATAATTTTAACTTGTTTAGAAATTGACTTAAGCCTAGAAGAATTTATTCGCATTTCTCTTTCTGCGATGCAAAAAATCTCTTCAGAT